A stretch of the Cyprinus carpio isolate SPL01 chromosome B4, ASM1834038v1, whole genome shotgun sequence genome encodes the following:
- the LOC109103818 gene encoding E3 SUMO-protein ligase ZBED1-like, which translates to MTMDCGTSLELHPETSHTICPQEEPSCQKIHTLYDDEKARRMNTLQQATHIALTGDHWTSVSNDNYLGITAHFVDKEWKLHSFALTVSKTEERQYAEACADHFLDVAREWKIEDKLSTLGTDSARNMVAAARLLPFEHLPCTAHILQLTVTVSIHGSGFESVLAKCRKIVGHFKHSPSNAHELMEQQVACGQKQESLVQDVTTRWNSTLEMVKRIQRNKSPLTTTLAQQKSNVAMLTTQELAKLQKLEELLEPCRYVTELLGGEQYISCSVVLPALCHLFKIMESTEDDSSLYERNEVWASLSKLLMAQSPGKQESKETTDQQPPKKRRISVLLVSSDSESDEEEESIEQCLNRYKAEPKLHMEGCPLQWWKKERSNTCKAGTNSMQVSVKPCYNGAL; encoded by the exons ATGACGATGGACTGCGGGACATCATTAGAACTGCATCCGGAGACGTCTCATACAATATGCCCTCAAGAGGAACCATCATGtcaaaaaatacacactttgtaTGACGATGAGAAGGCACGGAGGATGAACACGTTACAGCAAGCGACACACATCGCACTGACAGGGGACCACTGGACTTCTGTGAGCAATGACAACTACTTAGGCATCACAGCGCACTTCGTTGATAAAGAATGGAAATTGCATTCATTCGCACTAACCGTGTCTAAAACTGAGGAACGACAGTACGCTGAGGCATGTGCGGATCATTTTCTCGATGTGGCAAGAGAATGGAAAATCGAGGACAAGTTAAGCACACTTGGCACTGACAGTGCTCGTAATATGGTTGCTGCCGCGAGACTACTTCCATTTGAACACCTGCCCTGCACGGCCCACATTTTGCAATTAACTGTCACAGTTTCCATTCACGGCAGTGGATTTGAAAGTGTCCTAGCTAAATGTCGCAAGATTGTTGGGCACTTTAAGCATAGTCCATCCAACGCTCACGAACTAATGGAACAGCAAGTTGCATGTGGACAGAAACAAGAATCTCTCGTTCAGGACGTTACGACTAGATGGAATTCTACCCTAGAGATGGTCAAGCGAATTCAGCGAAACAAATCTCCACTGACCACTACCCTGGCTCAGCAAAAGAGCAATGTTGCCATGTTGACTACACAGGAGCTCGCCAAACTGCAAAAGCTGGAGGAACTACTTGAACCTTGCAG ATATGTAACTGAACTGCTGGGAGGAGAGCAGTACATCTCCTGCTCAGTGGTATTGCCAGCCTTGTGCCACTTGTTCAAAATTATGGAGTCCACAGAGGATGACTCCAGCCTAt ATGAAAGGAATGAGGTGTGGGCTTCACTAAGCAAGCTGTTAATGGCACAGAGTCCTGGAAAACAAGAGTCTAAAGAGACAACAGACCAACAGCCACCAAAGAAGAGAAGGATCTCCGTCTTGCTGGTTTCTTCTGATTCAGAGTCAGATGAAGAGGAAGAGTCCATAGAACAGTGTCTTAACCGCTACAAAGCAGAGCCCAAATTGCACATGGAGGGTTGTCCACTACAGTGGtggaaaaaagagagaagcaACACATGCAAGGCTGGCACCAATAGCATGCAAGTATCTGTCAAACCTTGCTACAACGGTGCCTTGTGA